Below is a window of Shewanella khirikhana DNA.
GTGGATGCCATCGCTAATATGCCCTCCAGCGCCATGACTGCAGCCGGTGTGCCGCTGCTGGATGCTGCCCGCTATATCAGCCACATCGCCAGACACTGTGACTGCGCCTATCTGCACCTGGCCGAGGCGGCGCCCTCTTGCCACGAAACCGGTGAAAACGCCGGCCTTCGGGAAGTGGGCCAGAGCCTGACTGAGCTGGTGTACGCCTATCTGCGCGGCCGTCAACTGGCTGTCGGCGCCTGAGCCACATCCGCCCGCAGGGTAATTCAGACGGGCGAATGAGCCTGACTCAGTCGAGCTTCATTAAATTCGCATATTGTGGTCTAATGCGCAGTCATTGCGCCTGTGGCAAAACCCTACCGGGCTCACAAGCTTGACATGCTTTGGGCAGCGGGATAGGTACTGGATCACAAAGCTGATTGCTTAAGGATTCAGCAAGGGGCCGGATAGGCATACACTGGCGGTTAACAGTATGGGAAACAATAGGAAAGAACAGATGTCCGAGGGCGCCTCAAAGAGTACCCACTTTGGTTTCAAGACCGTAGATTCCGACAAGAAGGCCGATCTGGTTGCTGGCGTATTCCACTCAGTGGCCGCCAAGTACGACATCATGAACGATGTGATGTCCTTCGGTATCCATCGCCTGTGGAAGCGATTCACCATTGAAACTGCCGGTGCCCGTCCGGGGATGAAGGTGCTGGATCTGGCCGGTGGTACCGGCGATCTGACCGCCAAGTTCTCCCGTCTGGTGGGTGAGCGTGGTCAGGTAGTACTGGCCGATATCAACGACTCCATGCTGAAAGTGGGTCGCTCCAAGCTGCGGGATCTGGGCGTGGTGGGCAACGTGAACTACGTTCAGGCCAACGCCGAAGCGCTGCCATTCCCCGATAACCATTTCGATATCATCACCATCGCCTTCGGCCTGCGTAACGTGACCGACAAAGACGCCGCCCTGCGCTCCATGCAGCGCGTGCTCAAGCCCGGCGGCAAACTGCTGGTGCTGGAATTCTCCAAGCCGCAGCACGACGTGATGCGTAAACTGTACGACCTCTACAGCTTTAAAATTCTGCCCAAAATGGGTGAATTTATTGCCCAGGACGCCGGCAGTTACGAATACCTGGCCGAGTCCATTCGCATGCACCCTGATCAGGACACCCTCAAGGGCATGATGCAAAACGCCGGTCTCGAGCAAGTGGATTACATCAACATGACCGATGGCGTAGTGGCACTGCACCGGGGTTATAAGTTCTGATGCTGCCACGGGAGCTGTCACTCTTTGTCTGCGGCGCCGTGGAACTGGGCTTTGAGAAACTGCTTGCCCAAACCGGTGCCAGCCCAAGGCATTATGGCCTGCATGGCAAACGCCTCGCTATTGAATTGACCGAGCTCCCCTTCCCGCTGTTTCTTATCTTCGATGACAGCGTGACCGTGCTTAGCCGTTATGAAGCCGAAACCGATGTCAGGGTAAAGGCATCAGTTTCAGCGCTCTATGCCCTGAGCCAGGGCGAAAGTCTCAGCATGCTTATCAAGGCCGATCGACTCGATATCGATGGCGACCTCAATGTACTGCAGGGCTTCAGTCGCCTTATCAAAGAGCAGCAGTTCGACATCGGCGAGCCGCTGTCACGCTATATTGGTGACGGCCCGGCGCACAAGCTGCAATCCGGCGGCCGCTGGCTTGGCAGCGAACTGAAGCGCATTGGCGACAAGACCTTAAGCCACCTCGCGCAACTTTCCACCGAGGAATACCGGCTCGCGCCCCACCGCATTGAGTTTATTCATCTCAAGGACAACATTGACTCGCTGGTGCAGGACACTGACACTATCGAGAAAAGAATCAATCAATTAAGGGACCGTCTCACACCATGACCCTCGCCAGTCTTCGCCGTGGATATCAGGTCATTCGCACCCTGCTCCACTATGGCCTGGATGATGTACTGCCTCCTTCCCTGACTCCCTGGTATTTTAAACTGGCGCGCAAGAGCCTGTTTTGGGTGCGTAATCGCCACAAAGACAAATGTGGCGGCGAGCGACTGAAACTGGCGATGCAGGAACTGGGGCCGGTTTATATCAAGTTCGGCCAGATGCTTTCGACCCGTCGCGATCTGCTGAGCGACGAATGGGCCGAAGAGTTGGCCATGTTGCAGGACAGGGTACCGCCATTTGACTCAGCGCTGGCCCGTGCAGCCATCGAAGAAGAGCTGGGCTGCGCCATCGACACCCTGTTCGATGACTTCGACGACACGCCGCTGGCCTCGGCGTCGATTTCCCAGGTGCACACCGCCACCCTTAAATCCAATGGCGAGCCTGTGGTGCTCAAGGTGCTGCGCCCCAACGTGGAAGCCAAAATCCATGCTGACCTGGAGCTGATGCTGCAGGTGGCAGGTTGGGTTGAACGTCTGCTTGGCAGCGGTAACCGCCTGCGGCCGCTGGAAGTGGTGGAAGACTACCAAAATACCATCCTCGGTGAGCTGAACCTCAAGCTGGAGGCGCTGAACGCCACCAAGCTCAGAAACAACTTCCTCGATTCAGATGCGCTCTACATTCCTTATGTTTATGAAGAACTTTGCCATCGCCGACTGATGGTGATGGAGCGTATCGATGGCATCCCGATTGCCGATGTTGAGGCGCTCAATGCTCAGGGCACCAACCTGAAACTGCTGGCCGAGCGTGGTGTGGAGCTGTTTTTCACCCAGGTGTTCCGCGATAACTTCTTCCATGCCGATATGCACCCCGGCAACATTTTTGTCAGCCGCGAGCACCCGGAGAATCCGTTCTATATCGGCCTGGACTGCGGCATCATGGGCAGTCTTACCGAAGAAGATAAGCGTTATCTGGCAGAGAACTTCCTCGCCTTTTTCAACCGCGACTACCACCGCATTGCCCAGCTGTATGTGGAGTCGGGTTGGGTGTCGTCCAACACAGACATTCTGGCCTTCGAGCAGGCCGTGAAGATGGTGTGCGAGCCCATGTTCAATAAGCCGCTGCATGAAATCTCCTTCGGCCATGTACTGCTGGAGCTGTTCCGCACCGCCAGACGTTTCGATATTGTGGTGCAGCCGCAGCTGGTGTTGCTTGAGAAGACCCTGCTGTATATCGAGGGCCTCGGCAGACAGCTGTATCCGCAGCTGGATTTGTGGCAGACCGCCAAGCCCTTCCTCGAGCGCTGGATGGCCGAGCAGGTTGGCCCCAAGGCAATGTTCAAAAAAGTGCAAACCAATTTGCCATTCTGGTCTGATAAACTCCCCGAGTTTCCGGAGCTTATTTATGACAATCTGAAGCTTGGCCGCAAATTGCTGGGTACCCAGCAACAGATGCTCGACCGCTATCTGAAGTATCAACAAAAGGCGCACAAGAGTAATTTTCTGCTTATCAGCTCTGCCGTTTTGTTGATCTGTGGCACTATTTTGTTTGCCCAAACCGCTACACTGTGGCTCTCGTACGCCTGTCTCGGCGCCGGTGCCCTGGTTTGGCTAGCCGGATGGAGATCCAGGCCAAAGAATCGTAAATTTTAGCTAGCACTAAATAATCACAGGTTCATAATAGAACCACTAAATTTCTAAAGAGGAATCCTTCATGGGTGGTATCAGTATTTGGCAATTGCTCATCATCGCACTTATCGTGATCCTGCTGTTCGGCACCAAAAAACTGCGTTCACTGGGCGGCGATCTCGGCGGTGCCATCAAGGGCTTCAAGAACGCCATGTCCGATGAGGAAAAAAAGGCCCTCGAAAGTAAAGAAGCTCAAGAAACTCCTGCCCAAACCTCACAGCAGGCAACTGAAAAGAAGCCTGAGGCCGAAAA
It encodes the following:
- the tatA gene encoding Sec-independent protein translocase subunit TatA, coding for MGGISIWQLLIIALIVILLFGTKKLRSLGGDLGGAIKGFKNAMSDEEKKALESKEAQETPAQTSQQATEKKPEAEKKEQA
- the ubiB gene encoding ubiquinone biosynthesis regulatory protein kinase UbiB translates to MTLASLRRGYQVIRTLLHYGLDDVLPPSLTPWYFKLARKSLFWVRNRHKDKCGGERLKLAMQELGPVYIKFGQMLSTRRDLLSDEWAEELAMLQDRVPPFDSALARAAIEEELGCAIDTLFDDFDDTPLASASISQVHTATLKSNGEPVVLKVLRPNVEAKIHADLELMLQVAGWVERLLGSGNRLRPLEVVEDYQNTILGELNLKLEALNATKLRNNFLDSDALYIPYVYEELCHRRLMVMERIDGIPIADVEALNAQGTNLKLLAERGVELFFTQVFRDNFFHADMHPGNIFVSREHPENPFYIGLDCGIMGSLTEEDKRYLAENFLAFFNRDYHRIAQLYVESGWVSSNTDILAFEQAVKMVCEPMFNKPLHEISFGHVLLELFRTARRFDIVVQPQLVLLEKTLLYIEGLGRQLYPQLDLWQTAKPFLERWMAEQVGPKAMFKKVQTNLPFWSDKLPEFPELIYDNLKLGRKLLGTQQQMLDRYLKYQQKAHKSNFLLISSAVLLICGTILFAQTATLWLSYACLGAGALVWLAGWRSRPKNRKF
- the ubiE gene encoding bifunctional demethylmenaquinone methyltransferase/2-methoxy-6-polyprenyl-1,4-benzoquinol methylase UbiE; translation: MSEGASKSTHFGFKTVDSDKKADLVAGVFHSVAAKYDIMNDVMSFGIHRLWKRFTIETAGARPGMKVLDLAGGTGDLTAKFSRLVGERGQVVLADINDSMLKVGRSKLRDLGVVGNVNYVQANAEALPFPDNHFDIITIAFGLRNVTDKDAALRSMQRVLKPGGKLLVLEFSKPQHDVMRKLYDLYSFKILPKMGEFIAQDAGSYEYLAESIRMHPDQDTLKGMMQNAGLEQVDYINMTDGVVALHRGYKF
- a CDS encoding ubiquinone biosynthesis accessory factor UbiJ, which translates into the protein MLPRELSLFVCGAVELGFEKLLAQTGASPRHYGLHGKRLAIELTELPFPLFLIFDDSVTVLSRYEAETDVRVKASVSALYALSQGESLSMLIKADRLDIDGDLNVLQGFSRLIKEQQFDIGEPLSRYIGDGPAHKLQSGGRWLGSELKRIGDKTLSHLAQLSTEEYRLAPHRIEFIHLKDNIDSLVQDTDTIEKRINQLRDRLTP